A single Drosophila miranda strain MSH22 chromosome XR, D.miranda_PacBio2.1, whole genome shotgun sequence DNA region contains:
- the LOC108150820 gene encoding uncharacterized protein LOC108150820 — MKWILAVLLLRLLHNISCEQSYVVTNEKLEPFEGDSETLVLFDTLKTVGRERALNGSFKFLGEMNNDDFKVSVELYSSPNGDGDFKRMAMDVPQTSICECFKKFYVQFVQPSLTQGETTNFPTVDEDTCPIPEGEYYIKNVLFNTEDWPQQVPRGILKAIITFFSAGKNVGGLTVIIKIEDRQS, encoded by the exons ATGAAGTGGATACTGGCAGTGTTACTGCTCCGATTGCTGCACAACATTTCG TGCGAACAATCTTATGTGGTCACCAATGAGAAACTGGAGCCCTTCGAGGGCGACTCGGAGACCTTGGTGCTGTTCGACACCCTGAAGACCGTTGGCCGGGAGCGAGCCCTGAACGGGTCCTTCAAGTTCCTGGGCGAAATGAACAACGACGACTTCAAGGTGTCCGTCGAGCTCTATTCGAGTCCGAACGGTGACGGCGACTTCAAGCGCATGGCCATGGACGTGCCGCAGACGAGCATCTGTGAGTGCTTCAAGAAGTTCTACGTCCAGTTCGTTCAGCCCTCGCTAACGCAGGGAGAGACCACCAATtttcccactgtcgatgaggatACGTGTCCCATTCCGGAGGGCGAGTACTACATCAAGAATGTCCTCTTCAATACGGAGGACTGGCCCCAGCAGGTGCCGCGGGGCATTCTCAAGGCGATCATAACGTTCTTCAGTGCCGGCAAGAATGTCGGCGGCCTGACTGTGATCATCAAGATTGAGGATCGTCAGAGTTAG